A genome region from Amblyraja radiata isolate CabotCenter1 chromosome 32, sAmbRad1.1.pri, whole genome shotgun sequence includes the following:
- the ntmt1 gene encoding N-terminal Xaa-Pro-Lys N-methyltransferase 1, translated as MNADVIGDEEGFYSRAEKYWKNIPPTVDGMLGGYGHISNIDINSSKRFLKRFIGEGSGKAGASCALDCGAGIGRITKRLLLPLFKVVDMVDVTEDFLAKAKTHLGEEGKRVGNYFCCGLQDFIPQPQRYDVIWIQWVIGHLTDDHLAQFLKRCQKGLRPNGIICVKDNVSQEGVIEDEVDSSVCRELSTLHTIVQLAGLNVLAEEKQEEFPDEIYQVYSLALR; from the exons ATGAATGCCGATGTGATTGGTGATGAGGAAGGATTCTACTCCAGAGCTGAGAAATACTGGAAGAACATCCCCCCAACAGTGGATGGCATGTTGGGAGGATATGGGCATATCTCCAACATTGACATCAATTCTTCCAAGAGGTTTCTGAAGCGGTTTATTGGG GAAGGATCTGGGAAAGCAGGGGCTAGCTGTGCACTGGACTGTGGTGCTGGGATCGGCAGAATCACGAAACGATTGCTTCTGCCCTTGTTTAAAGTCGTTGACATGGTGGATGTGACAGAAGACTTCCTGGCCAAGGCCAAGACCCACCTGGGGGAGGAGGGCAAACGCGTAGGCAACTATTTCTGCTGTGGTTTGCAAGACTTCATCCCCCAACCCCAGCGATACGATGTCATCTGGATCCAATGGGTGATCG GACACCTGACTGACGATCATCTTGCCCAGTTCCTCAAGAGGTGTCAGAAAGGACTTCGGCCAAATGGAATAATCTGCGTGAAGGACAACGTGAGCCAGGAGGGGGTGATTGAGGACGAGGTGGACAGTAGCGTCTGCCGGGAGTTGAGCACCCTGCACACCATTGTGCAGCTGGCAGGACTCAATGTGTTGGCAGAGGAAAAGCAGGAAGAATTCCCCGATGAAATTTATCAGGTGTACAGTCTGGCTCTGAGATGA